The Erigeron canadensis isolate Cc75 chromosome 4, C_canadensis_v1, whole genome shotgun sequence genome window below encodes:
- the LOC122598151 gene encoding putative UPF0481 protein At3g02645 — MDTANYPPVSIFQTPESMKTQKPEAYEPQHIGLGPIHHFRPIPYKKTEQEKLAAVHWIVQCFKIKDFKIAILDQVQKLVPSVRASYDMFLQDDNVVLAWIFAIDSLFLLDLFYTTYEDKVNINNLEKNKQGRLPREKRYDVGDEINTSCPRLLFPLPEEDGYDSSLEEEYYFMVSDERVASSTSPSPRKEDDPKRRVLAKDVIMVENQIPFMILKEIHKTLNSSSSNYKNEESDQKISYSIFRTFCEAHSPLELCKPTQAPSHVQHLLDYMYYSIVNNYDDPRPTSNDIDQPVGFAFISFFTQIERKAKEEIIRLYKDTILILETFTVNVTAIPSASVLSDKLGFRFWKTTKHEGIQKIVIKDKFFYLPCITLKNDSEVILRNLVAYEMLVTHSENCPLIEYMRLMCELIVDVKDVKLLKEKHVIRGDLKEDDVVKLFIGMNNVVRNIKVKEKFDYLQKKRVQVKKVYESRLVIKAQLQLKKIALWLLVILRGIGGFVESSWKIVVFVIGIVTVFTLVKQAYCDSFGCGEKQLVDDKLRCSMFLAN, encoded by the coding sequence ATGGATACTGCTAATTACCCTCCTGTTTCCATCTTCCAAACACCTGAATCCATGAAAACACAAAAACCTGAAGCCTATGAACCACAACACATCGGGCTGGGTCCAATTCATCATTTTCGGCCCATTCCCTACAAGAAAACGGAGCAGGAAAAACTTGCTGCCGTGCATTGGATCGTACAGTGTTTCAAAATCAAGGATTTTAAAATCGCTATCCTTGATCAAGTCCAGAAACTCGTTCCTAGCGTACGTGCTTCCTACGACATGTTCCTGCAAGACGACAACGTAGTTTTGGCTTGGATTTTTGCAATAGATTCTCTGTTTTTGCTTGATTTGTTTTATACCACCTATGAAGACAAAGTAAACATTAATAATCTTGAGAAAAACAAGCAAGGAAGATTGCCTCGAGAAAAACGATATGACGTGGGAGATGAAATAAACACATCATGTCCACGGCTTCTGTTCCCTTTACCGGAAGAAGATGGCTACGACTCGTCCCTCGAAGAAGAGTACTACTTTATGGTCTCGGATGAGAGGGTAGCTTCTTCTACCTCTCCAAGTCCTAGAAAAGAAGACGATCCCAAAAGAAGAGTTTTGGCTAAAGATGTAATAATGGTAGAGAACCAAATTCCTTttatgattttgaaagaaatcCATAAGACTCTGAATTCATCATCAagtaattataaaaatgaagaaTCTGATCAAAAGATTTCATATTCTATTTTTCGAACATTCTGTGAGGCCCATTCGCCCCTTGAGTTGTGTAAACCGACTCAAGCCCCTAGTCATGTACAACATTTACTCGATTATATGTATTATTCCATCGTAAACAACTACGATGACCCACGACCAACGAGCAACGACATCGACCAGCCGGTAGGTTTTGCTTTTATTTCGTTTTTCACCCAAATAGAAAGGAAGGCCAAAGAAGAAATTATTCGACTGTATAAAGATACAATCCTCATTTTAGAAACCTTCACCGTAAACGTAACTGCTATCCCCTCCGCTTCTGTCCTTTCTGATAAACTCGGATTCCGTTTCTGGAAAACAACGAAACACGAAGGCATTCAGAAGATAGTGATTAAGGATAAGTTTTTTTACTTGCCATGTATTACTTTGAAAAATGATTCAGAGGTTATATTAAGAAACTTGGTGGCATATGAAATGTTAGTAACCCATTCCGAAAACTGTCCTCTTATCGAATATATGCGTTTGATGTGTGAGCTTATCGTGGACGTCAAAGACGTTAAGCTTcttaaagaaaaacatgttatccgaGGCGATTTAAAAGAGGACGATGTTGTCAAGCTCTTCATTGGAATGAACAACGTGGTAAGAAACATCAAAGTTAAAGAGAAATTCGACTACTTGCAGAAAAAGAGAGTCCAAGTTAAGAAGGTTTATGAAAGTAGGCTGGTAATCAAGGCACAATTGCAGCTGAAGAAGATAGCACTTTGGTTGCTTGTCATTTTGAGGGGTATTGGTGGTTTTGTGGAATCTTCATGGAAAATAGTTGTTTTCGTCATTGGCATTGTGACAGTGTTCACTTTAGTGAAGCAAGCTTATTGCGACTCTTTTGGTTGCGGTGAAAAACAACTGGTCGATGATAAGTTACGTTGCAGTATGTTTCTAGCTAATTAA